The following proteins come from a genomic window of Micromonas commoda chromosome 2, complete sequence:
- a CDS encoding predicted protein codes for MVALVTDGLKTSARPLAGDGKRSEPGTRETAAVQKAGDDDAEPRLVCFTGGTAFNGVVQELMTLTSRVTHVIPVSDDGGSTAEIVRVLGGPAVGDLRSRCLRLSDESTAEARAVKELLAHRLHATDSKLAKEEWYAIQEGDHDLWNGISEPYADIIRSFLIYFHTQIVASKNPIKFDFVNGSVGNFFFAGARMFFKSMEAAILLYSRVSRIPTESLVVPNIVLDDNVRVALGAKLEDGTTIRGQNEISHPSADPKRFEKATTGYDSLPSPIKRVFYLSTEDPTSVSPVYPKVNPTILRQLDDCEGVVYGMGSLYTSIVPSLILEGVGEAIAKRAGPKVLILNGGQDRETGDMSAAGVVKAVVDALNRAEDPDPSRRCDFAVSDYITDVVAPADGGIPLDIEELEALGVKNVIQVDARRQDIHGAEYDVPALIDALRQCVTV; via the exons ATGGTCGCGCTCGTGACGGACGGGCTCAAGACCTCCGCCAGgcccctcgcgggcgacggcaagCGCTCGGAGCCGGGGACCCGggagaccgccgcggtgcaaaaggcgggcgacgacgacgcggagccgAGGCTCGTGTGCTTCACCGGCGGCACCGCGTTCAACGGCGTGGTCCAGGAGCTCATGACGCTGACGAGCAGGGTCACGCACGTCATCCCGgtctccgacgacggcggatcCACCGCGGAGATCGTCCGCGTGCTCGGAGGACCCGCGGTCGGGGACCTCCGATCGCGATGCCTCCGCCTCTCGGACGAGTCAACCGCGGAGGCCAGGGCGGTgaaggagctcctcgcgcatcGACTCCACGCCACCGACTccaagctcgccaaggaggagtgGTACGCCATCCAGGAGGGCGACCACGACCTGTGGAACGGCATCTCCGAGCCCTACGCGGACATAATCCGATCCTTCCTCATCTACTTCCACACGCagatcgtcgcgtcgaagaACCCCATCAAGTTCGACTTTGTCAACGGGTCCGTCGGGAacttcttcttcgcggggGCTCGCATGTTCTTCAAGTCCATGGAGGCGGCCATCTTGCTCTACAGCAGGGTGTCCCGCATACCCACCGAATCCCTCGTGGTTCCCAACATCGTGCTCGACGAtaacgttcgcgtcgcgctcggcgccaagctcgaaGACGGGACCACCATCCGGGGCCAGAACGAGATCTCCCACCCGAGCGCGGATCCCAAGCGGTTCGAGAAG GCCACAACCGGCTACGACTCTCTGCCCTCGCCGATCAAGCGGGTGTTCTATCTGTCCACCGAGGATCCGACTTCCGTGTCGCCGGTGTACCCCAAGGTGAATCCCACGATCCTGCGGCAGCTAGACGACTGCGAAGGCGTCGTGTACGGCATGGGAAGCCTGTACACGTCCATCGTCCCGAGTCTCATCctggagggcgtcggcgaggccatTGCCAAGCGAGCGGGGCCGAAGGTTCTCATCCTCAACGGCGGGCAGGACAGGGAGACCGGGGACATGTCCGCGGCTGGAGTGGTCAAGGCTgtggtggacgcgctgaACCGCGCGGAGGACCCGGACCCGTCCCGACGATGCGATTTTGCCGTCAGCGACTACATCACCGACGTCGTGGCGCCCGCTGACGGGGGGATTCCTCTGGacatcgaggagctcgaggcgctgggcGTGAAGAATGTGATCCaggtggacgcgaggcgaCAGGATATTCACGGCGCGGAATACGACGTGCCGGCGCTCATCGATGCCCTGAGGCAGTGCGTGACGGTGTGA